The nucleotide sequence CCACCTGGCGCACTTTCTGGCTGAAGATAGTTTGATGCTTGCTTTTGTTGGTCGAACCTCGTCAGATAGGCATTAAGCTGCACAGGTTTAACCTGGTTGTTCGTTGTTCGTTGTTCGTTGTTTGTTGTTTGTTGTTTGTGAGGAGTGGGGTGTTCGCTTTTAATTGCTAATTCCTTAATCAGGAGACAACCATGAGCAGCCGCAACACACGATTGATTCAGTTTTTGCAGCATGAACTGGCAATTTCACCGGCAGAAATCGATGTGTTGCTGCGCCATCCAGAACAGAACCATGCTCCCTTGCCCATGCTCCTCTGGCAGTATGGCCTGATCACCCTGCAACAACTAACTCAAATTTTCGATTGGCTCGAAGCCCAGCTCTGATACCCGATGGTAATGATAATGAACCGATCTGTGTAACGAAGAAACACACCTAAGGAGAGCGCGCCATGCTATCAGTCGTCTTCACAATCTCAGCTATGTTTGCCATCATTTTGTTCACTCATAACTACATCCTAGATTCCATCCACAAAGATGCCCTGAGTAAACCTGAGCCAGATCATCCCGTTGCTAACAAATTGAATTCCTAGAACGCCGGTACAGAAATCGGATTTCCTTTACCGGATATTCAGGTTTCGTTGAATTGCTCACCAGAAATCCGATTTCTTGGAATTCTAAACCAATGCTCTGGGGGGTTGCTGAATAGCAATATGAATTGGAGCGAAGTTTCAATTCATACAAGCTCTACTTCATATCCAGGATCAGCAATGCCTGCTCTAGAACCTGCCATAAATCCAGCTACCATCCCTGCCCTCTATCCTCTACTCTCTACCTTCTACCCTCTTCCTTCATCCTTCATCCTTGTGCCTTCTACTTTCTACCTTCCGTTACCGGCTTATGAAAAACCATGCCATTCAAGTGAACGACACCACCCTGCGAGACGGCGAACAGGCTGCCGGCATCGCTTTCAATGTCGAAGAAAAAATCGCGATCGCCACTTTTCTGGACTCGATTGGAGTACAGGAACTGGAGGTTGGTATTCCCGCCATCGGGCAGGAAGAAGCTGAATCGATTCGGGCGATCGTTGATTTAGGCTTGCAGGCTCAACTACTGGGTTGGAATCGGGCTAATCGGTCTGATATTGAGGCATCAATCGCCTGTGGACTG is from Leptothermofonsia sichuanensis E412 and encodes:
- a CDS encoding DUF2949 domain-containing protein, producing the protein MSSRNTRLIQFLQHELAISPAEIDVLLRHPEQNHAPLPMLLWQYGLITLQQLTQIFDWLEAQL